The [Eubacterium] eligens ATCC 27750 genome segment CAGTTGTTGTGCTGTTTATTGTAAGTGCATTGGTTGTGTTTGTTTATGAATGTATAGTAAGTAAGAAGATGAATGTTATAAAGCAGTGTATTCCATCAATTCTTCTTGGATATGTTCTTGCAGTGGTAATTGGAACAGGAGCTAATTCATTTGGCAAATATGAGGCATCGTACGAACCGGATGCTTCAAAACTTGCGTATGTATCAATACAGCCAATGGATATGTACTATGCTTCAGATAACGGATATTTCAGTTCTATATCATCGAAGGTTCAGTTTACAGATGAAGAGATTCTCAAATATGTATCAGAGAAATTTGGCGCATATAAAGATAAATGTATATCAAATGGTGTTCATAATTATATTTATAATGGCAGAGGCTCAGTGACTAATTATAAGGTTGGTTTCAGACAGAATGGTGTTACACATTACAGAAGGATTCAGCTTACAGACAGTGATGCCAATAAACTATCAAGTCTGTTAAAGAAGGATGAGAAATTTGTTAAGGCATATATGGACCTTCCGGATAGTGACAAGATTTCTGTTAATTATATAACAGGTAATATGGAGGATTCTGACTGTAAAGATATATATGAAACAATTACAAGTGAAATTAAACAGATTGGTTTTGAGAAATGGTATCAGACAGTTACTTCAGATGTTGATACATTCTTGATGTCAGTACGCTTTTCGAAAAAAGGCGTTACTTATGATATGGTTCTTCCAATCAGTAAGAATATGCCACAATCTTATAATAAGTATATTGGTATACGGAATGAATATGCCATTAGGAATAATGAAAAAGAGCTTGGGACAATGAGCGATATTTTAAAGCAGTATTTAAATGACAGTTCCAGAACATGGGATAAATATACTAGTGGATATGAAACTCTTTCAGCAGTTCTTGTATATAATGATACCAGAACATATATTAATATGGATTCATATGTAAGAAAAGATGAAGAAAAAGCACAAAAAGTATTAAATGGACTTATAGAGTCCCTTGACAAGAAGAATTTTAATAAAAATATAAATGCAGATAATCCTTGTATTGTATTGAATTATGAAAAATATAATCCTGACAATGGTGAAACTGTCCTGGCAGATGCTATTATACAGTTAAATGGTTATACAAGGACAGAAGATTATATATCTGATATTGATTATTATTAATTACTTCTTATGTTGAATTAATGTAATATAATAAGTATAAGTAATGGGGTGGTGCGTCGGCATCATCCAATTATTTAAGATAGAAAAGGAACAGGATTATGTACGATTACAATGATGCTGTTGTGGCAGCAGCACTTGACTGTGCCGCAAATAATATATAATTGCAGGTGGTGGGGTGACCCATAATAAAGTCACCCCTGAAAATTGTCACTTGCCTTGCGGTCACATAACTGACTATATATATCAGGACCAAGTCCTGTCTGTAATTCTGTATAGGCTTTTCTTAACTGTTCGTCAGTCATATGCTCACGTTTTCTTTCGATTGCATTAATGCTGTCTAGAATCACTTTGTCCTGATTATCGTGAGTTTCCCAATTATACATAGTTTGCCCTTTTACGATAGATTTATTGTTGTTGTCTGTTGGAAGATTTTCTGAGTTATTCATATCTGTTCTCCTCAATTATTTTTTAGAATCTTCTAATATTATCTGCGTTAATTACGTGTCTATACTTGAAAAAGTCATCATAGCATTGTAATATTAATGAATGTGCAGACACGAGAGGGGAATTTCAATGGTTAATCTGGATGGGATGCTGTCAATAGTTATGCCAGCTTATAATGAGGAAAAGCTTATATATAACAGTATTAAAGAAACACTCAGAATTGTTGAAAAGTTTGTTCCAGAATTAGAGATAGTTGTGGTTAATGATGGCAGCAGGGACAATACGAAATCTGAAATTGAAAAAGCAGTTAAAGAGGACGACAGAGTGCGTATGATAAGTTCTACCAAGAACAGAGGCAAAGGTAATGCTATAATTGCCGGTGTTTCACAGGTGGAAGGAAAGTATGTTGCATTTGTTGATGCAGATCTCGAATTGAATCCATCACAGCTTGAAGGTTATCTTCAAAAAATGCTTGACGATAATAAAGATGTTGTAATTGGATGCAAGTTCCATAAGGATTCCAAGCTGGATTATCCATTTAAGAGAAAGGTTATAAGCATGGGGTATTACATAATGCTGCTTGTGATG includes the following:
- a CDS encoding ABC-2 family transporter permease, encoding MNNKKVFSFHMFLQTLKQTRLAGFIMMAVITLISVVPIISSLSYIKEYKQVNNVGGISGNYFLVLVFIIVVPVISLIVWSFLNKRSSSDFYHSIPYTRLCIYLSKTAAILTWIAGILVVSYVSQAVLFMANRQYFNVDYATMFRMYLSIFICSLLCMAIINVSISITGNILSNICVTGLIMFLPRFIALMVTELTVFHGETYMISNSGVGLLDSSNNMIVGWVFSVFDIYNGPSGIADMVLSLTSNLYTLVLALIYIALGALLFVKRKSETAGKAANGKVLPMIIRTLIGFSIAFIGVMIAYTSIDNDETIAVVVLFIVSALVVFVYECIVSKKMNVIKQCIPSILLGYVLAVVIGTGANSFGKYEASYEPDASKLAYVSIQPMDMYYASDNGYFSSISSKVQFTDEEILKYVSEKFGAYKDKCISNGVHNYIYNGRGSVTNYKVGFRQNGVTHYRRIQLTDSDANKLSSLLKKDEKFVKAYMDLPDSDKISVNYITGNMEDSDCKDIYETITSEIKQIGFEKWYQTVTSDVDTFLMSVRFSKKGVTYDMVLPISKNMPQSYNKYIGIRNEYAIRNNEKELGTMSDILKQYLNDSSRTWDKYTSGYETLSAVLVYNDTRTYINMDSYVRKDEEKAQKVLNGLIESLDKKNFNKNINADNPCIVLNYEKYNPDNGETVLADAIIQLNGYTRTEDYISDIDYY
- a CDS encoding glycosyltransferase family 2 protein → MVNLDGMLSIVMPAYNEEKLIYNSIKETLRIVEKFVPELEIVVVNDGSRDNTKSEIEKAVKEDDRVRMISSTKNRGKGNAIIAGVSQVEGKYVAFVDADLELNPSQLEGYLQKMLDDNKDVVIGCKFHKDSKLDYPFKRKVISMGYYIMLLVMFHLNVRDTQTGLKVFRVEAIKPVAHLVRTSGFAYDIELLVAIHRRGFTIAQMPVEVVYVRDSGSRRIGMKDIWQAFIDTWAIFGRVYFKHYYD